The region TGTATTCTCAAAAGCCATTATAAAGAAAATAGTGGTCCTTTCCTTTGGAAAGGATTTAGGATAGGCCAGAGAACTCGAACTTGAAAAAAGGAGTAAAATTCCTTCCCTTGAGGGAAGGTTGGGATGGGTGTTGCGGTTTTTATGAAATGGAGAAAGCTATAAACAGATTCCGCATCAAGTGCGGAATGACAGGAAACAAACAGATTCTGCATTAAGTGCGGAATGACAATTAAAAGAATAGCTTCCACCCTTTAGGGTTGGGGAAAGAAGCGGTAAATAAAACTAAAACTAAAATCAAAATCAAAACCAAATCGAACTTGAACTTGAACTTGAACTTGAACTCGAACTTGAACTCGAGTGTATTCTCAAAAGCCATTATAAAGGAAATAGCGGTCCTTTCCTTTGGAAAGGATTTAGGATAGGCTAGAGAACTCGAATTTGAAAACTCCTTCCCTCGAGGGAAGGTTGGGATGTGTGTTGCGGTGTTGATGAGATGGAGAAAGCTATAAACAGATTCCGCATCAAGTGCGGAATGACACAAACAGATTCCGCATAAAGTTCGGAACGACAAGAAACAAATAGATTGCGCATTAAGAGCAGAATGACAAGAATTAAACGAACCGAATGTTAGAATTTCTAACCCAAATAGCAACTTTACAATGGTTGCTCATCATTGCTAGCAGTGTGATCTTTTTCATACTGTCTCCGTATGCTAAAGATGTAGCTACTTTTTTTAAGGCACAGCATCGGGGAAAGCAGCCTTCTATGGTCATGCTTACTGGAAGCTTGATCATCTCTTGGATATTTGCCAAAAGCATTACCAATGCGGCAAATCTAGGATTGGAGTTTGGTCTTGTAGGCGGTGTGGCTTATGCAGGTTATTATTTGTCCTTTGCGGTTGCAGGAGTTATTATTTATCAGCTGCGTACTCAAGGTGGTTATACAAGCATACATCATTTTTTAACCGATAAATACGGTAGAAGAGCTGTTGGTTTGTTCTCTATTTTAATCAGTTTTAGATTGTTCAATGAAGTCTGGTCCAATACGATGGTGATCGGAACCTATTTTGGCGAGATGGGAAGTACGGCTTATTATGCAGCTATTGTAGTCTTTACATTGATGACTCTTGCTTATGCGTTAAAAGGAGGTTTAAGCAGTTCTATTTTTACAGATCTAATTCAAATGGTGTTGTTCTCTGTGTTACTGATCATCATTCTAGCTGTGATCTTTGCAGAGCCTGAAGTACATGCTGCCGAAATGATCAGCTCTGGAACTTGGTCTATGGAACTGGGGTTGAACTTGTTTTTTGCGGCTATTTTACAAAGTTTTAGTTACCCTTTTCACGATCCAGTATTGACCGACAGAGGATTTATTACAAGTCCTAAAGTGACTCGTAAAAGTTTTTTATGGGCTGCTGTTTTAGGAGGTGTTTGTATCGTTCTTTTTAGTTTGGTAGGGGTATACGCGCAACAAGCAGGATTAAAAGGACAAGCAGCTGTTGAGGTAGCTAAAAAACTAGGTGTCGTTTTATTACTGATCATCAACTTTATAATGATTACCAGTGCGGCAAGTACACTAGACAGTACCTTTTCTAGTTTTTCAAAATTACTAACCCTTGATTTAAGATGGGGTAAAACCCTTACTTTTGGTAGACTCATGATGGTTTTTATTGCTGTTTTAGGTACCATCCCTGTATTCTTAAATGCCGAGATCTTAAGCGCCACCACTATAAGCGGTACCATGGTGATAGGACTCACCCCAGTATTTATATTATGGAAAATGAAAGCCCCACAAATCAGTTATTTTTTGTCCGTATTTTGCGGGTTGATTTTTGGCGGATTGCTCATTTTTGAATACTTCCCGCAAAGTTTGCTATTAACCACAGGAAAATATGCGTCACTTTTATGGATCAACGTTTACGGAATACTTACAAGTTTCCTATTATACTTAATACCCGCATGGATAAAAAAATTATAGATTTAGGTAAAAAATCAGGCAAAATACTCCTTTTTGGAGGCGTTTATAGCAATTTACAGGCGCTTTCCAGTCTGATACAAATTGCGCAAGAAAAGGGTGTTCCACCAGAAAATTGTATTTGTACGGGGGATATCATCGGTTATTGCGGACAGCCGCAAGAGACGTTGGATACGTTTAAAAATTGGGGTGCACACAGTATTTTAGGGAATGTAGAGATCCAGTTGCGAGATGATGAAGACGACTGTGGTTGTGATTTTACTACAGGCTCTCGTTGTGATGGATTTAGTGAGATTTGGTACGCTTTCGCGAAAGCGAACTTGCACACCAACACCAGAGACTTTTTCAAGTCCCTACCAGATCATATCACATTGGAGTACGCTGGAAAAAAAATAGGTATTGTTCACGGTAGTTACAATCAGGTTTCTCAATTTGTATTTAAATCTACCGACTGGCAGGAAAAACAAGCCAGTCTAGCTGCTTTACAAGCTGAGGTAATCATCGCAGGACATTGTGGTTTGCCATTTATAGATCAACAAAAGGATCAAATCTGGCTCAATCCAGGCGTGATAGGCATGCCAGCAAATGATGGAAATAGGGAGACTTGGGCCATGATTCTAGACGATGCAAATGGTTTTGAATACGAGCACATTCCATTGTCTTACGATTACCTTACTGCTATAGAGGAGATGAAGAAGCACCATCTTCCACAAGAATATGCACAGACTTTAGAAACCGGTATCTGGGATAATATGGAAATTCTTCCAGAAGAGGAACAATTGCTAAGAGGTAAAAACTTGGAACTGATTCCTATTTAATACCTTTATCTGATGATGAGATATGTATTGATATCAGTTTTTATTATTTTTTCAGTTGTTCCAATTGCTGGACAAGAGATTGTAGATATTCAAGCAGATTATGTGGAACTAGATCCAGATCAGTTAAGATATTATACAAGAATAGATGATAATTCATTTCAAGTAAGTTATTATGGTTTTGATGGCTATCAAGAACTTACGATAGTTAAAAAAAACTGGATCAAAGATTCTAAACAAGTTGATTCATTAGTCCATGTCGGGACCTTAATTTCGGTTGATGAAATAAGGAGTTTAAGTTTATCATCACTACAAAAGGAATGGAAAGAAAAAAGTTTTTATTACCGTCCGTACAAGGATTTGGAAATTTTAAAAAACCTAGATAATGGATTATTTGGTTATGGGGAGATTAAAAATGATCTTTATATTTATGACTATTACAGAATTGTGCCCATAAGAATTAATAAGAGTAAAATACTGTATCAGTTTGTTGGATTAAAAAATGAAACCCTGTACAAATATTTAATTCCTTTTAATAAAAGGTATTGCTTATCTGGTGATTTTGAAAGTACAGAAGTCCATGATAAAGAGTTGGTAGCTAAATGGAATGTGCAATGGAGAGAGGAATCTGATCCTAGCTATATGTACGATATTGAAGATAATTATATCTATGATTATACAAAAAAAGAGAAGTTAATAGAAAGAAAACACGATTCCATTGATGGTGATTATTACAATCACATCATTGGTTTTAAGGATAAAGAAATTTTTGTTTATGATGTTTTCTTGAATGATATAACACCTCAAAATTTACGTTCAATTTCTCGATTGAATGAAAAATGTCTTCAAGTATTGATAGGGAACGAAGTTAAATATCTAAGTAATTCTGGTGAGACATTTAGACTTCCAATAGCTACAGAGTTTTTTATTTGTGGAATGAGATATTTTGATACAGAAATTGAAAAAAATGAAGAGCTTTATTCCTTAACATATATAACGGATCTAATACCAGAAGATCCTTTCGAAGATTATAAAACCATTTACTTGAAAGTTGAAATCGATTCGAAATTAATAACAGAGGAATTTGGTTTTTTAAATGAACGTAGATATCAATTAACTAATTTTAATTATTATTATGGTTCTGGTTACACTAATAATTTCCTTATCTCAAATAATAAAAAGGATAAATTTATTTTCACTCCATTTATTTTTGAATCTGAATTAACGGATGATTTAGAAGAAGTAAATCACGAATTGACCATTCAATATGATCAACAAGTGGAATATGATTCTTTCATTTACAATAAGGATGATCAAACAACAATAGTTGTAAAAAACAACTTAAAAGGCTATTTAGGAATCAATAAGAAACCTAAATATAAAACCTTAGAAGAATTTCAAGGTTCTTTTGCTCGTTTTGAACTTCCAGATGGGAGAAAAGGCTGGTTACAAAAAAATGCTAAAGAATTTTTAGATCAATAATTTAAAAATGTAAATAGCTTAATTATGATCATTTTTTTAATTTTCACCTAATCACCTAATCACCTAATCACCTAATCACCTAATCACCTAATCACCTAATCACCTAATCACCTAATCACCTAATCACATGATCCCAAAATGGTTTTATAAATTTCTGATTGTTATGTGCGTTATCAGTCTTTGCATCATAGGTTATAAAATAGCCGATGGGGAGCAGGACCGCAGTTTTATATGGCTTGGCTTTTTGTTTTTAATGGCCATTTGGTATGCGTTAAGGCAATTGCGATCTAAAGATTAATCTCCTAGAAATTTATTAACATGGATTCCTGAAAACAGTTCGTTAAAATCCATTATTTTCACGTTATGGCAATCTTTAAACGCGATCCTTGGATTCTTGATATTTATCGCACGTATAGTGGTGGAAATCACTTATACATACGAGGTCGTGCCTTAGAAGACCAGCCCTTAAAGCATTATGAGCAGCAAACACTTTACCAAACCCTGCGCAACACCTGGCGTACTTTTGCCACAGACGAGATTAGAAACGCTCATGTAAAACTCAGCCTCTCTAACGGAAAATTCTTTGAGGTAAAGGCAGATCACGAAGGCTATTTTCTCTTTGATCTCAAGACTGATTTTGATTTGCACGAGCTCACTGATAAGGAAGGCTATTTGTCCATTAAAGTAAGTTTTGATGAAGATAATGCTGCTTTTGCCAAAGCGAAACAACAAAAACGTCTGAAAGTAAACAGGTTTACTGGAGAGACTTTAGTGCCCTCAGAAGATGTGGCTTATGGTGTTATAAGCGATATAGACGACACCATCATGCATACAGGTGTGACCAGTTTTCTAAAAATGCGAGTGGCTTTCAATACTTTTTTTAAAAATTACGATCGCAGATTGCCTTTAAATGGTGCAGCCAACTTTTATCAGTTGTTGCATTGTGGCCCTTCTTCTAAAGGTCAAAATCCCATGTTCTATTTAAGCAATAGTCCTTGGAATTTATATAAGTATTTAGAGAAATTCTTAGACTTTCACGGTTTTCCAAAAGGCCCTATTTTGCTCCGAGATTTTCCTACTCCCTGGGATCGAACGCCTAAACTAAAAATACCACATAAGGAGAATGAGCTCATCAATATCCTCAAGCATTACCCACAAATGAGGTTTATACTTATAGGAGACAGTGGTGAGCACGATGTAGATTATTACAAATATGTGGCAGAGCAATTTCCAGAGCGCATTATGGCTATTTATTTGAGGTCTGTAGACCATAAAAAGAAAATGAAGCGAGTAAAATTTATCGCAGACTCTTTTACTATTTGTCCCATGTTGCTTATTAAAGAGTCCACAGAAGGCGTTACGCATGCCAGAGCAAATGGTTGGATAGTTTAAAGAAAATGAAATTGAACTCGAACTCGAATCTGAACTCGAACTTGAACTTGAAAAAAGGAGTAAAACTCCTTCCCTTGAGGGAAGGTTGGGATGGGTGTTGCGGTAATAATAAGGTGGAGGAAGTATAAACAGATTCCGCATCAAGTGCGGAATGACAAGACACAAATAGATTCTGCATCAAGTGCGGATAGGCAATTGAAGAAAAGTGTAGCTTCCACCCTTTAGGGCAGGGGAAAGAAGCGGTAAAATGAAAATGAACTCGAATTTGAACTCGAACTCGAACTCGAACTTGAATCCACTCTAAAAAGCCATTATAAAGAAAATAACGGTCCTTTCCTTTGGAAAGGATTTAGGATAGGCCAGAGAACTCGAACTCGAATCTGAACTCGAACTTGAACTTGAAAAAAGGAGTAAAACTCCTTCCCTTGAGGGAAGGTTGGGATGGGTGTTGGGATGTAGATCAGATGGAGATAGTAACATCCGATTCCGCTCGACAGCGGAATGACAATTGAATAAAAGTAGCTTCCACCCTTTAGGGCAGGGGAAAGAAGCGGTAAATTGAACTCGAACTCGAACTCGAACTTGAACTTGAATCCACTCTAAAAAGCCATTATAAAGAAAATAATGGTCCTTTCCTTTGGAAAGGATTTAGGATAGGCCAGAGGACTCGAACTCGAATCTGAACTCGAATCTGAACTCGAACTTGAACTTGAAAAAAGGAGTAAAACCCCTTCCCTTGAGGGAAGGTTGGGATGGGTGTTGCGGTAATAATAAGGTGGAGGAAGTATAAACAGATTCCGCATCAAGTGCGGAATGACAAGACACAAATAGATTCTGCATCAAGTGCGGATAGGCAATTGAATAAAAGTGTAGCTTCCACCCTTTAGGGCAGGGGAAAGAAGCGGTAAATTGAACTCGAACTTGAACTCGAACTCGAACTTGAATCCACTCTAAAAGCCATTATAAAGGAAATAGCGGTCCTTTCCTTTGGAAAGGATTTAGGATAGGCCAGAGAACTCGAACTCGAACTTGAACTTGAAAAAAGGAGTAAAATTCCTTCCCTCGAGGGAAGGTTGGGATGGGTGTTGCTGTGTTTGTTAGATCGATAAAGTATAAATAGATTCCGCATCAAGTGCGGAATGACAATTAAAACTCAAGCTTCCACCCATTAGGGCTCGGGAAAGAAGCGGTAAAATGAAATCGAACTCGAACTTGAAAACTCCTTCCCTCGAGTGTATTCTCAAAAGTCATTATAAAGGAAATAGCGGTCCTTTCCTTTGGAAAGGATTTAGGATAGGCCAGAGAACTCGAACTTGAATCTGAACACGAACTCGAATTCGAACTTGAAAAAAGGAGTAAAACTCCTTCCTTCGAGGGAAGGTTGGGATGGGTGTTGCTGTGTTGATGAGATAGAGATAGTAACATCCGATTCCGCTCTACAGCGGAATGACAATTGAATAAAAGTAGCTTCCACCCTTTAGGGCAGTGGAAAGAAGCGGTAAAATGAAATTGAATGTATTCTCAAAAGCCATTATAAAGGAAATAGCGGTCCTTTCCTTTGGAAAGGATTTAGGATAGGCCAGAGGACTCGAACTCGAATCTGAAAGCTTTACCCCAAAACACCTTTTTGCTTGTTGTAAAAAGCATCGGCTTGTTTTTGCAAGAGTTCTCTGGCTATTTTTTTCTTATACTCATAAAGTTCGTCCTCATTTGCGATGTCCTTATAGACTCGGTTGTTGAGCTCTTTGTCGGTTTGCACGAGTATGCTTTGCTGTTGTTTTTGCTGGATGACCCAGGAAAGAATCAGGTCCTCGCGTTCTGCAAATTTGTAATCATATGCTCCTCGTGGTGCGATTAATTTTGCAATTATAGGCGAGGTCTCTATGGCTAGAAAGAGCAAGAAGATAAAGAATGAGGTGATAAAAGGCAATTTGTTCAACGCCTCAATACGCGCCATCAATCCGTCAAAGTTTTCGATGATGGGTTGGGATGCTGCAAGCTGTGCGGTCTCACGAGTCTTTAAGTCGGCTAGCTGGAGTTCTATGGCTGCTATTTTCTCCGTATTAATGCTTGTTAATTCTTTAAAATCTGCCTGTGCGGCGTCGTGTTTTTCTCGTTTTTCTTTATAGACAGGCCCTTTTCCTAATTTATTGGTTCCCGATGTTCCTTCAGCTTCTGTAATATAGGTGGTGTAAAGGGCGTCTACTTCTGCTTTTTTTGTGCTGATTTCAGATTTTAATTCTTGTATCGCTTTCGCGAAAGCGGACTCCTCAACAGCAAATAACGCCCCTACTTGCTCTTGATTTTCTAGGGTCATTGCGTTTTTCTCTTCCAGTAATACCTGATCGATCTCTTTTTCAAAAATCTTTAATTCCAAAGGTTTTGAAATCACCATAGCAATAATAATTGCCAAAACAATACGTGGGAGAGCCTGCCAAAATTCGTTGATTTTGCGATCGCTTTTTTTCAGTGTGGAAACAATGTAGCGATCCAGATTAAAGATCAATAATCCCCATACAAGACCTAAAGCAATAGCCATCCAGTAGCTGTCAAAAACGGTATATAAGGCATAACTCGCAGCAAAAAATGCCATCAATGCGGTAAAGAATACGGTGGCGCCTATACCAGCATACTTATTACGCTCGCCAGCATGGCACTCGTCAAGCAATGGAGCATCAGCACCGCTACAAAAGATGAAAAAAGACTGCATAAGAATGGTTTAGAAAGGGATTGTAACTTAATAAACGTCAAATGCATAGAATTGTTACAGTTTTGAACTGAAACTTCAACTTAAGTTCGAGTTCGAGTTCAGATTCATACGTTCATTCCGCTGCATAGCAGCATCGGCTTAATTCATTCTAGGAGCTGGTCGATAGGGTTGGAACAAACAAAAGCCATAGTTCAATGGCTTTTGTTTAAAAATGATAAAGGATGAGGTGTTTTTAGTCTTTGGGATGCATTGGAATTAACAACCACGTTTTTTAATTTCTTCTGGACCTACGATCACATCATAGGTGTTGATCATCATAGCAGCTTTGTTATCTATGTTGTCCAAATAGACATTCCAGTGTTCATTTTTTGCTACTATTAATAAGGCTTCTCGATAATTCAAAATATGTCCATCTACGTAATACACATATTTTTCTTTGTTGATGTTGATGACATCGATAGGGTCACCTATCATTCTTAGTTTCTTTTGTGGCGTTATAATCGATCCTACTTTCTTGTTAGATTTACTGATGATAAAGCTTGAAGTGTTTTTCTCAGGATCAATTGTTTGAAAAAATTTGGAGTACATCCGACTTAAAGTTTCTTTTGACATTTTTAGGGAACTGTCGTTGAAGAATGCTAAGGTGTGTTCATTTCCATTTTGAGTGATAAGGTCAAACGGAATTTCGTTATTGTTTTTGATTAAAGTTTCTACCTCCGCAAGAGTTACCTGCTTCCGATTGATTTCAAACTTTACTGGCTTTTCTTGACGTAACGCCGCCATTAAAAAAGCTTTTCTGATGGAAAGGTCAGTAGGTTCTTTTTTTGACGTTGCAGCAGGTCGCGATTCTAATGAATTAGTGGTGATATAGGTGTAATTTTCACCTTTGATCTTTTTTACTTCTAAAGAAGTTATCGACTTACCGTCTTTAATATTCTCATACTCTTCTTCGGTGATCTGTTTGCCGTTTAAATAAATGTTCGAATTGTCAACAACCGATTTCTTTGAACTAGCAGTGCTTTTTTCCAAGATAGTTTCAACAGCTTCCCAATTGCTATCGTTTATTCCAACACTGTTATCATTGGACTTGGTGTACATTTTCAACGAATTCACTCCGTTGACCGGCATGATTTGCACGCCATTGTTTCCGTTCTTTTTGATAAATGCTTTTGCTTTTTCTGCAGTTACCTTTTTATCATCAATGTAGTAGTGGATGTTATCACCAGCATTTTCAATATAATCTAAAGGACTCGCTGGTGGCGGTGGTGGCGGAAGGTCTTCTTCTTTAATATATTCTACAGTCTTGCCTTTAACGTCTATTTTATTTCCCCAACGATCGTAAAAAGCTTGGTCACCTTCTTTCAAAGTATAATAATAGATCTTTCCATCCACTTTTATATATCCAAAATCTTTAGACGGTGCTGCCGGCGGTGGTGGTGGTGGAATTTGACCTGCTCTAATATCATTTTCCCAATTTAAATAAGGCCATGGTTCATTTTCAGCGCGTTGTTTTTCATTCATAGAATTAAAAATGATTTGCATGCGTTTTGTGTCTTCATTAAAAAGTACGACATGACCATTTTCCTTTATAAATTCTTGATGTCTCTTAGCTAGAAAATTATACTCTTTTATGTCTTTTGAGGTCAGATTTTCTAGAACTTCAATGACTTCGATTACTTCTGGTTGTTCTACTATTTCAATGATTTCTTCTACTTCTTGAAATTCGGTTTCCTCCTTACCACAACTCATAACGAGTAAAGCAAGAACAGGAATAAGCGCTAGACTTCTTAAGAGGAGGCTTATAGGTGACGTACGTATTTTCATAATATGAAATCTTTTTTTAATGATGGGAAACGTAAAGGTGTTTGCCATGGCTTGTTGGTAACTGGTCGTGGCGTGATCTAACAATATTTGTTGGTAGGCTGTGGTAGAAATACCTTGATTTAATACAGATCGATCTGCAAGGAATTCATGATTCAATTTCATAGAATACCTAATAAGATATAGCAGCGGATTGAACCAAAGCAAAACCATAAGCAGTTCAATAAACAAGATGTCCAGCGAGTGCTTTTGATCTAAATGTGCTTTTTCATGCTCCAAAACTACGGTAGGAATTTTGTTAGATTCATGATCTTTTTTAGAGACAAAAATGCGTTTGAGAAATGAATGAGGTATGGTAAGTTGATGGCGCAGTATAAGCTGGTAGGTTTTGTAGGAACTGATCTCGTCTTCTTGTTGGATTCTAAAGGAATTCAAGTTTTTACCAAACCTCCATATCATAATCGCAAGACCTATGGTATAAACGGCTAGCATTACATACAACCAATTCACTTCCAAAGCTGGTTCTTGCGACGCACTCTCTGCCATATTCAATTCATAAGCCGCAAAAGGCGTTTCTTGAATAGGAATCACAATAGTTTCTACCACTATAAATGGAATACATAAGGAAACCATCAAGGCACCAAGTAAATACCACCTTTTAAAGGCATGCCAGGACGTATTTTCTAGCAATAACTTATAAGCGAGCCAGAGAACAAAAAGACAAACAGAGGAGTTGATTAAGAAATGTTCCATGATTACTTATTTTCAATTTGACGGTCTATGATCTTCCTTAATTCTTCCAGTTCTTTTTTACTTAAATCGGTTTCTTTAGTAAAGAAAGAAGCAAATTGTGCAGAGCTGTCATTAAAGAAATTTTTAATCAGGCCATTGACATGCTTGGAGAAGTAGTCGCTTTTTTTAACAAGTGGCTTGTACTGTCGGCTTTTACCGAACAGTTCATAACCTACAAAACCTTTATCTGTCATGCGTTTTAACAGGGTTGCAATGGTAGTGGTAGCAGGTTTGGGATCAGGGTATGCTTCAAGGAGGTCTTTCATAAAAGCTTTTTCTAGCTTCCATAAATGACTCATAAGATCTTCTTCAGTTTTTGACAATTTCATTTCTATGTTTTATGCCTATTTAACTTTACTCTGTTGTATTAAATCGTTCGTTTTTCTATTTTTCTTCGTTAAAAAATAAAACCGTAGCTACTGCTATGCTTTAATTTTTTGTCTTGATAAATAAAAAAACGTTCCAATTTAATTTTACAACAGCACAAAATTAAATTGGCATAAGAACTAACTCTACAAATGTAGAACAATATTTTAATTCTACAAGTGTAGAGCATTAAAAAGTAAAAAATAAAAATAAAAAGAAGTATAAGAACTGCTATTATATAAGGTTTTAAAATACTGAATACGATATGTTTAGGGCTGTTTTCGCTTTCGCGAAAGCGATCAGGTAAAATGGTATAATAAAAGATATAGCGGAAAGCACGGTCACTGGATAATTCTAGGAGCGGTAGCGAAATGAATTTTCTAGTGAACTGCCCAAAAAAAAGTCCCACTCGATTATGAATGGGACTTTTGTAAATTTAAATTTAATAGCTCAAAGATAAATTGGTATTACTTACTCATCTCCGTAAAA is a window of Nonlabens sp. MB-3u-79 DNA encoding:
- a CDS encoding DUF4407 domain-containing protein encodes the protein MQSFFIFCSGADAPLLDECHAGERNKYAGIGATVFFTALMAFFAASYALYTVFDSYWMAIALGLVWGLLIFNLDRYIVSTLKKSDRKINEFWQALPRIVLAIIIAMVISKPLELKIFEKEIDQVLLEEKNAMTLENQEQVGALFAVEESAFAKAIQELKSEISTKKAEVDALYTTYITEAEGTSGTNKLGKGPVYKEKREKHDAAQADFKELTSINTEKIAAIELQLADLKTRETAQLAASQPIIENFDGLMARIEALNKLPFITSFFIFLLFLAIETSPIIAKLIAPRGAYDYKFAEREDLILSWVIQQKQQQSILVQTDKELNNRVYKDIANEDELYEYKKKIARELLQKQADAFYNKQKGVLG
- a CDS encoding M56 family metallopeptidase translates to MEHFLINSSVCLFVLWLAYKLLLENTSWHAFKRWYLLGALMVSLCIPFIVVETIVIPIQETPFAAYELNMAESASQEPALEVNWLYVMLAVYTIGLAIMIWRFGKNLNSFRIQQEDEISSYKTYQLILRHQLTIPHSFLKRIFVSKKDHESNKIPTVVLEHEKAHLDQKHSLDILFIELLMVLLWFNPLLYLIRYSMKLNHEFLADRSVLNQGISTTAYQQILLDHATTSYQQAMANTFTFPIIKKRFHIMKIRTSPISLLLRSLALIPVLALLVMSCGKEETEFQEVEEIIEIVEQPEVIEVIEVLENLTSKDIKEYNFLAKRHQEFIKENGHVVLFNEDTKRMQIIFNSMNEKQRAENEPWPYLNWENDIRAGQIPPPPPPAAPSKDFGYIKVDGKIYYYTLKEGDQAFYDRWGNKIDVKGKTVEYIKEEDLPPPPPPASPLDYIENAGDNIHYYIDDKKVTAEKAKAFIKKNGNNGVQIMPVNGVNSLKMYTKSNDNSVGINDSNWEAVETILEKSTASSKKSVVDNSNIYLNGKQITEEEYENIKDGKSITSLEVKKIKGENYTYITTNSLESRPAATSKKEPTDLSIRKAFLMAALRQEKPVKFEINRKQVTLAEVETLIKNNNEIPFDLITQNGNEHTLAFFNDSSLKMSKETLSRMYSKFFQTIDPEKNTSSFIISKSNKKVGSIITPQKKLRMIGDPIDVININKEKYVYYVDGHILNYREALLIVAKNEHWNVYLDNIDNKAAMMINTYDVIVGPEEIKKRGC
- a CDS encoding BlaI/MecI/CopY family transcriptional regulator, producing MKLSKTEEDLMSHLWKLEKAFMKDLLEAYPDPKPATTTIATLLKRMTDKGFVGYELFGKSRQYKPLVKKSDYFSKHVNGLIKNFFNDSSAQFASFFTKETDLSKKELEELRKIIDRQIENK
- a CDS encoding sodium:solute symporter family transporter is translated as MLEFLTQIATLQWLLIIASSVIFFILSPYAKDVATFFKAQHRGKQPSMVMLTGSLIISWIFAKSITNAANLGLEFGLVGGVAYAGYYLSFAVAGVIIYQLRTQGGYTSIHHFLTDKYGRRAVGLFSILISFRLFNEVWSNTMVIGTYFGEMGSTAYYAAIVVFTLMTLAYALKGGLSSSIFTDLIQMVLFSVLLIIILAVIFAEPEVHAAEMISSGTWSMELGLNLFFAAILQSFSYPFHDPVLTDRGFITSPKVTRKSFLWAAVLGGVCIVLFSLVGVYAQQAGLKGQAAVEVAKKLGVVLLLIINFIMITSAASTLDSTFSSFSKLLTLDLRWGKTLTFGRLMMVFIAVLGTIPVFLNAEILSATTISGTMVIGLTPVFILWKMKAPQISYFLSVFCGLIFGGLLIFEYFPQSLLLTTGKYASLLWINVYGILTSFLLYLIPAWIKKL
- a CDS encoding metallophosphoesterase family protein → MDKKIIDLGKKSGKILLFGGVYSNLQALSSLIQIAQEKGVPPENCICTGDIIGYCGQPQETLDTFKNWGAHSILGNVEIQLRDDEDDCGCDFTTGSRCDGFSEIWYAFAKANLHTNTRDFFKSLPDHITLEYAGKKIGIVHGSYNQVSQFVFKSTDWQEKQASLAALQAEVIIAGHCGLPFIDQQKDQIWLNPGVIGMPANDGNRETWAMILDDANGFEYEHIPLSYDYLTAIEEMKKHHLPQEYAQTLETGIWDNMEILPEEEQLLRGKNLELIPI
- a CDS encoding App1 family protein; protein product: MAIFKRDPWILDIYRTYSGGNHLYIRGRALEDQPLKHYEQQTLYQTLRNTWRTFATDEIRNAHVKLSLSNGKFFEVKADHEGYFLFDLKTDFDLHELTDKEGYLSIKVSFDEDNAAFAKAKQQKRLKVNRFTGETLVPSEDVAYGVISDIDDTIMHTGVTSFLKMRVAFNTFFKNYDRRLPLNGAANFYQLLHCGPSSKGQNPMFYLSNSPWNLYKYLEKFLDFHGFPKGPILLRDFPTPWDRTPKLKIPHKENELINILKHYPQMRFILIGDSGEHDVDYYKYVAEQFPERIMAIYLRSVDHKKKMKRVKFIADSFTICPMLLIKESTEGVTHARANGWIV